A single window of Aspergillus puulaauensis MK2 DNA, chromosome 5, nearly complete sequence DNA harbors:
- a CDS encoding Zn(II)2Cys6 transcription factor (COG:S;~EggNog:ENOG410PKEF;~InterPro:IPR036864,IPR007219,IPR001138;~PFAM:PF00172,PF04082;~go_function: GO:0000981 - DNA-binding transcription factor activity, RNA polymerase II-specific [Evidence IEA];~go_function: GO:0003677 - DNA binding [Evidence IEA];~go_function: GO:0008270 - zinc ion binding [Evidence IEA];~go_process: GO:0006351 - transcription, DNA-templated [Evidence IEA];~go_process: GO:0006355 - regulation of transcription, DNA-templated [Evidence IEA]), giving the protein MSSQPQKNPNARSRRAARACTRCHSRKVRCDGSITGFPCTNCRLDGRSCTLHSGKRDKEKQMLKTIARERGLSHCPTPDTGKLHPEQRGLTFVRSQMALRVPVQEVLDVFTKHYFLYVHPCLPVVDEALFWRKYRSVDASAGKISTLLFQAMLFAASPFVPVETVKECGYDSLISARDDLYRRAKRLYETGVEKDRLVISQACLILTYYTTDAERSNNSRWLRIAIRYAKKERAHVYHHFPQTGLGPGRKKSDLKRLWWCCMIRDRIISLGMRRPIQIAPDQFDLHHLGLSFHDLEEECYHSEVYTPDIKIALCRVLASLCHLVVAVTDLIMLVYPTTQCMPFSLADRRMQLDRLEETKFALLDWELSWVANPDGKEYYIHPSLTLYTNLCAIYFQSARIALCNRICLLIGYNTYLTDETDLFRIESCRAELSTAIRSTADNVKQLLLNGVADKLPISAVAYTLLPQILLSIQTQLSTTPEDKQLHEVMLVFFTEAFRFLRSQYYMSLIFAVSWKALELCRPASPTPLPSSDLSNANSSNGRQLVLNPPFFTDLTANDLSCHPNLFQLKLTEYIRLLSYVDEFMSLRRAPGGADFIYPSPSIQSQSQLQTHSHSHQRSYSQGSSSTSASSIKQRAALTAAAATTDSPHDTSTIYSGDGEEEDSTSPRWTEDYFWVYFGEKELEGESPQTTTTTTTTTTSPTTISNNNSSSSNNSDSSGIKDSNTPGHEEGDRHGPEVTSGGGGRPPHYTSPSKYDESRTGSEPSIMAKAKGKEEKESSEDSSRADTFQNMLDCLPLLGE; this is encoded by the exons ATGTCGTCTCAGCCCCAAAAGAACCCCAATGCCCGCTCCAGACGCGCCGCTCGGGCCTGCACCCGCTGTCACTCCCGCAAGGTCCGCTGCGACGGCTCCATCACCGGCTTCCCCTGCACAAACTGCCGTCTGGACGGCCGATCATGTACCCTGCACTCGGGAAAGagggacaaggagaagcagatgcTCAAGACGATTGCGAGGGAACGTGGCTTGAGTCACTGTCCTACCCCGGATACCGGCAAACTACATCCAGAGCAGAGAGGCTTGACATTTGTGAGATCTCAGATGGCCCTCAGGGTCCCTGTCCAAGAGGTTCTGGACGTATTCACGAAACATTACTTTCTATACGTCCATCCGTGTCTCCCGGTGGTTGACGAGGCGCTGTTCTGGAGGAAGTACCGGAGTGTCGATGCAAGTGCCGGCAAGATCTCGACTTTGCTTTTCCAGGCAATGCTTTTTGCTGCCAGTCCG TTTGTCCCTGTTGAGACCGTCAAAGAGTGCGGGTATGACTCTCTGATCTCTGCGCGAGACGACCTCTATCGACGAGCCAAG CGCCTCTACGAAACCGGCGTTGAGAAAGACCGTCTAGTCATCTCCCAGGCCTGTCTGATTTTGACCTACTACACCACCGACGCTGAGCGCTCCAACAACTCCCGCTGGCTGCGCATCGCAATCCGATACGCCAAAAAAGAACGGGCACATGTATACCACCACTTCCCCCAAACTGGTCTGGGGCcagggaggaagaagtccgACCTCAAACGCCTCTGGTGGTGTTGCATGATTCGAGACCGAATAATCTCGCTTGGCATGCGTCGTCCGATCCAAATCGCCCCGGACCAGTTCGACCTGCACCACCTAGGGCTGTCGTTTCACGACCTAGAAGAAGAATGTTACCATTCGGAGGTGTATACCCCCGACATAAAGATCGCCCTCTGCCGCGTCCTTGCTAGCCTGTGCCACCTTGTCGTTGCAGTGACCGATCTAATCATGCTCGTTTATCCAACAACGCAGTGTATGCCGTTCAGCCTGGCAGACCGTCGGATGCAGTTGGATAGACTCGAAGAGACCAAGTTTGCGCTGCTGGACTGGGAACTCAGCTGGGTAGCGAATCCAGATGGGAAGGAGTACTACATTCATCCGTCGTTGACCCTCTATACCAATCTTTGCGCCATATACTTCCA ATCCGCTCGTATCGCTTTGTGTAACCGCATCTGTCTTCTAATCGGCTACAACACGTACCTAACAGACGAGACCGACCTGTTTCGCATCGAGTCCTGTCGTGCCGAGCTCTCAACGGCAATCCGCTCTACAGCCGATAACGTAAAACAGCTCCTTCTCAACGGTGTCGCTGATAAATTGCCTATAAGCGC AGTAGCATACACCCTCCTCCCGCAAATCCTTCTAAGCATCCAGACCCAGCTCTCCACCACCCCCGAAGACAAACAACTCCACGAAGTCatgctcgtcttcttcaccgaGGCATTCCGCTTTCTTCGCAGCCAATACTACATGAGTCTCATATTTGCAGTTTCATGGAAAGCATTGGAGCTATGCCGGCCCGCCTCTCCTACCCCGTTACCATCGTCGGATCTCAGCAacgccaacagcagcaacggaCGCCAACTAGTCCTAAACCCCCCATTCTTCACAGACCTCACCGCAAATGATCTATCCTGCCACCCGAACCTCTTCCAGCTGAAACTCACCGAGTACATCCGGCTGCTTAGCTACGTGGACGAGTTCATGTCGTTGCGGAGAGCGCCGGGGGGTGCAGATTTCATCtatccttctccttctatCCAGTCGCAGTCTCAGTTGCAGACTCACTCACATTCACACCAACGGTCGTATTCACAAGGCTCTTCGTCTACGTCGGCTTCTTCTATAAAACAGCGCGCAGCCTTaaccgctgctgctgctactacTGATTCACCCCATGACACGAGCACAATCTACTCtggcgacggggaggaagaagactcAACCAGTCCCAGGTGGACGGAAGACTACTTTTGGGTTTATTTTGGAgagaaggagttggagggggaGAGTCCGCAAaccactaccactactaccactaccaccacgAGCCCCACTACTAttagcaacaacaacagcagtagTAGTAACAATAGTGACAGCAGCGGCATTAAAGACAGCAATACGCCCGGACACGAAGAAGGAGATAGACACGGACCCGAAGTCAcaagtggaggaggaggacgccCTCCACACTATACCTCACCATCCAAGTACGATGAATCCAGGACCGGGTCCGAACCCTCAATAATGGCAAAAGCcaaggggaaagaagaaaaagaaagcagcgAGGATAGTAGTAGAGCGGACACATTCCAGAATATGCTTGATTGTTTGCCCTTGCTGGGTGAGTAA
- a CDS encoding acyclic terpene utilization AtuA family protein (COG:S;~EggNog:ENOG410PKRE;~InterPro:IPR010839;~PFAM:PF07287), which translates to MSSNKRNRSVRVANCSGYHGDPAYEMYRQATLGDVDFITGDYLAEVNLANNADAWRAGTHPGYEETAWEGIQQTIDVIAEKGIKVVINGGALDPKALALKVQGLVNEKKLGLRVAYLSGDDLYDRVGPTMPTTKEELQHLDSDNSSAAPASLTYAFLRGTADGKAIPMVSAHAYLGARGIVHGLRNGADIILCGRVADASPVIAAAWFWHDWAEADYDELAGALVAGHLIECSAYVTGGNFSGFDKYDLDDLVAPGFPIAEIEADGACVITKHSGTKGMVTADTVRCQFLYELQGTVYLNSDVNAYIGNIAVEDVGKDRVRVSGIKGSPPPPTTKLAVFYQGGYEAEILINATGYATSKKWDLIEKQINHFLPDSTRREIETLEFQRIGTPSPNPTSQASSTTYLRIFIASRSPQAVGSVGLALKNISLKHFSGFHSTLDMRTAIPRPFLAYYPALIAQSDLNEEINLLNTDSTITTLNTGHPTTYAPLQPRESYDPPAAGSEGHRNPILPSSSSPTKRVKLGDIALARSGDKGGNLNIGFFIPGPEKEKYNKRESWLRQYLTMSRMRTLLGSDWRDEYFIERVEFPQIGAVHFVVYGILGRGVSSSSRLDGFGKGVADWIRDVDVDVPVGLLG; encoded by the exons ATGTCGAGCAACAAAAGAAATCGCTCAGTTCGAGTTGCCAACTGTTCTGGCTACCATG GCGATCCTGCGTACGAGATGTACCGCCAGGCAACGCTGGGAGACGTCGATTTTATTACCGGTGATTATCTAGCAG AGGTCAATCTCGCCAACAATGCCGATGCCTGGCGAGCCGGAACACATCCCGGCTACGAGGAAACAGCCTGGGAGGGCATCCAGCAGACCATCGATGTTATTGCAGAAAAGGGAATCAAAGTGGTCATTAACGGAGGTGCTCTGGATCCTAAGGCTCTTGCGTTGAAAGTTCAGGGGTTG GTAAACGAGAAAAAGCTCGGCCTCCGCGTTGCTTATCTATCTGGCGATGACCTATATGACCGCGTCGGTCCAACCATGCCCACGACTAAAGAGGAACTCCAACATCTGGACTCAGACAACTCGTCTGCTGCTCCGGCATCGCTAACGTATGCCTTCCTGCGCGGTACAGCAGACGGTAAAGCTATCCCTATGGTTTCCGCCCATGCGTACCTTGGAGCTCGCGGGATAGTTCACGGCCTCCGAAATGGCGCAGACATCATCCTCTGTGGCCGAGTGGCGGACGCCAGCCCGGTGATTGCGGCCGCTTGGTTCTGGCACGACTGGGCGGAGGCCGACTACGACGAGTTGGCTGGTGCTTTAGTAGCAGGGCATCTTATTGAATGTTCAGCCTATGTGACTGGAGGGAACTTTTCAGGCTTTGATAAGTACGATCTTGACGACCTTGTCGCGCCGGGATTTCCAATCGCTGAAATTGAGGCCGACGGGGCATGCGTCATCACGAAGCACTCGGGCACGAAGGGTATGGTCACCGCTGATACGGTGCGGTGTCAGTTTCTGTATGAGTTACAGGGGACAGTATACTTGAATAGCGATGTGAATGCTTACATCGGCAACATAGCTGTTGAGGACGTGGGAAAGGATCG TGTCCGCGTCTCCGGTATTAAAGGCTCCCCGCCACCGCCAACAACTAAACTTGCTGTCTTCTATCAGGGCGGATATGAGGCCGAGATTCTCATCAATGCTACTGGCTACGCCACGTCCAAGAAATGGGACCTGATCGAGAAGCAGATCAATCATTTCCTTCCGGACTCTACACGAAGGGAAATTGAAACTCTTGAATTCCAAAg AATCGGCACTCCATCTCCGAACCCAACCTCGCAAGCATCTAGCACAACATACCTCCGTATCTTCATTGCCTCGCGCTCCCCTCAGGCCGTAGGATCTGTTGGGCTAGCGCTGAAGAATATCTCCTTGAAGCATTTCTCCG GCTTCCACAGCACCCTCGACATGCGCACCGCAATCCCACGCCCATTCCTAGCATACTACCCAGCCCTAATCGCCCAGTCGGACCTCAACGAGGAAATCAACCTTCTCAACACCGACAGCACAATCACCACCCTGAACACAGGCCATCCAACCACCTACGCCccccttcaaccccgcgAGAGCTACGACCCCCCTGCCGCAGGGTCAGAGGGCCACCGCAACCCAATActaccatcatcatcaagtcCCACAAAGCGAGTCAAGCTTGGCGACATCGCCCTCGCCCGGTCCGGCGACAAGGGCGGCAATCTCAACATCGGCTTCTTCATTCCTGGACccgaaaaagagaaatacAACAAGAGAGAGTCCTGGCTCCGCCAATACCTAACCATGTCCCGCATGCGCACCCTCCTCGGCTCAGACTGGCGCGACGAATATTTCATCGAGCGCGTCGAGTTCCCACAGATCGGCGCCGTGCATTTCGTCGTCTACGGGATTCTAGGACGCGGTGTTTCCAGCTCTTCGCGGCTAGATGGGTTTGGGAAGGGCGTTGCGGATTGGATTCGTGATGTGGACGTTGATGTTCCCGTTGGGTTGTTGGGCTAG
- a CDS encoding uncharacterized protein (COG:S;~EggNog:ENOG410PZK4) yields the protein MYNPNPNQWRYNQSQNETHHPIIIDSESDENDDEPPQPGMAAYSRPHHGPRPPTIPPAYTTSVPIEQEKKIRSRLREERHAALCVLMDRELLTIQALAVQETLPQTRRRFLSNLLAPSDPATASSIRADQFTIQRSLPAPSPLSSANTEPVVVSRGVVDVCESDDSGWYKPETEAALSPSSSSPVSSTKMKGRSSLGSAGTPERTKKGRVSSGRHQQQQTRERRRRWSGAERQDYGTGASF from the exons ATGTacaacccaaacccaaatcAATGGCGCTACAACCAAAGCCAGAACGAAACGCACCACCCGATTATAATCGACTCCGAGTcagacgagaacgacgaCGAACCCCCCCAGCCGGGAATGGCAGCATATAGCA GACCGCACCACGGACCCCGACCACCAACTATTCCGCCCGCATACACAACATCCGTCCCCATCGAACAAGAGAAAAAAATCCGCAGCCGACTCCGCGAGGAGCGGCACGCCGCGCTCTGCGTCCTCATGGACCGCGAACTCCTCACCATCCAAGCATTAGCTGTGCAGGAG acCCTCCCGCAAACCCGCCGCCGCTTCCTCTCGAACCTCCTCGCCCCCTCCGAccccgcaacagcatcctcTATCCGCGCCGACCAATTCACGATCCAGCGCTCCCTCCCCGCCCCGTCACCTTTGTCTTCCGCGAATACCGAACCGGTGGTTGTCTCGCGCGgcgtcgtcgatgtctgcGAGAGTGACGATTCGGGGTGGTATAAGCCCGAGACAGAGGCGGCGTTAAGcccgtcatcgtcgtcgcctgtGTCGAGtacgaagatgaaggggagaAGCTCGTTGGGTTCGGCAGGGACGCCGGAGCGGACTAAGAAAGGGAGGGTTTCGTCGGGAaggcatcagcagcagcagacgagggagagaaggaggagatggagtgGTGCTGAGAGGCAGGATTATGGTACCGGGGCATCTTTTTGA
- a CDS encoding uncharacterized protein (TransMembrane:1 (i105-126o)), with translation MRRGCARQSRTLPIIICKRGGPTNPDVPAIVADGYQWAKYNRAQPTLLILYPKIDQLGRRCAIVSTNGLASPAMRAISVSCIFVDDSGSSNAICKLQMKVCARQICARSQFFAIMLAMVSFHFSALSRLSASPTCLRSETSLVRIRARIAPIFIGVNPWDGAGSGSE, from the coding sequence ATGCGGCGCGGGTGTGCAAGGCAAAGTCGCACTCTACCAATTATTATATGCAAGCGCGGTGGACCAACGAATCCAGATGTTCCTGCAATCGTGGCCGATGGGTATCAATGGGCCAAGTATAATCGCGCACAACCAACTCTTTTGATCCTCTATCCCAAAATTGACCAACTTGGCAGACGATGTGCCATCGTCTCAACTAATGGTCTGGCATCACCGGCCATGCGTGCGATTTCTGTGTCCTGTATCTTTGTGGACGACTCTGGATCTTCTAACGCAATTTGCAAACTGCAAATGAAGGTGTGCGCGCGGCAAATTTGTGCGCGATCTCAGTTCTTCGCAATAATGTTGGCCATGGTCTCATTTCATTTTTCTGCGTTAAGCAGGCTTTCGGCATCCCCGACCTGCTTGCGCTCAGAGACTTCCCTGGTGCGCATCCGTGCGCGAATAGCTCCTATATTCATTGGCGTCAATCCTtgggatggcgctggatcggGTTCCGAATAG
- a CDS encoding PDK/BCKDK family protein kinase (COG:T;~EggNog:ENOG410PHX7;~InterPro:IPR005467,IPR003594,IPR036890,IPR018955, IPR039028,IPR004358,IPR036784;~PFAM:PF10436,PF02518;~go_function: GO:0004672 - protein kinase activity [Evidence IEA];~go_function: GO:0016772 - transferase activity, transferring phosphorus-containing groups [Evidence IEA];~go_process: GO:0016310 - phosphorylation [Evidence IEA]) gives MPSIKKVQDWYAQSFEEIITLPRPTLTQEVKARLLRPNRTHNGGSKILAETTQNPSVREGQYRSSTTTNGNGNGKTAAARRYFVPSDDHGHWPPELNDYNERFAKTLQQIKRRHDSVVTTVAQGILEWKRRRQRLQIDSTIQSFLDRFYMSRIGIRMLIGQHIALTEQTHVRHPNYVGIICTKTNVREVALEAIENARFVCEDYYGLFDAPKVQLVCKEDLNFMYVPGHLSHMLFETMKNSLRAVVETHGADKEAFPITKVIIAEGKEDITIKVSDEGGGVARSAIPLVWTYMYTTVEQTPNLDPDFDKSDFKAPMAGFGYGLPISRLYARYFGGDLKLISMEGYGTDVYLHLNRLSSSSEPLQ, from the exons ATGCCCTCCATTAAAAAGGTCCAGGATTGGTATGCGCAATCGTTCGAG GAAATCATCACTTTACCTCGACCAACCCTAACACAAGAAGTCAAGGCGCGTTTGTTGCGCCCGAATAGAACGCATAACGGCGGGTCAAAAATCCTTGCGGAAACTACACAAAATCCAAGCGTTCGTGAGGGACAGTACCGTTCCTCCACCACAACAAATGGTAACGGCAATGGCAAGACTGCTGCCGCCAGGAGATATTTTGTCCCATCAGATGATCATGGCCATTGGCCTCCCGAGTTAAATGACTACAATGAACGTTTCGCGAAGACTTTGCAACAGATCAAACGGCGCCATGATAGTGTTGTAACTACAGTGGCTCAGGGTATTCTTGAATGGAAGCGGAGACGACAGCGTCTCCAAATTGACTCGACAATCCAATCATTTCTCGATCGGTTTTACATGTCTCGAATAGGTATACGAATGTTAATCGGACAGCACATCGCTCTGACAGAACAAACACACGTTCGCCATCCAAACTACGTCGGGATCATCTGTACCAAGACAAATGTGCGTGAGGTGGCTCTCGAGGCCATCGAAAACGCCCGTTTTGTTTGCGAGGATTACTATGGTCTTTTTGACGCTCCCAAGGTGCAGCTTGTTTGCAAGGAAGACCTAAACTTCATGTATGTTCCGGGACATCTGTCCCACATGCTTTTCGAAACTATGAAGAACTCCCTTCGTGCCGTGGTCGAAACACACGGCGCAGACAAGGAAGCCTTCCCCATCACCAAGGTCATAATCGCCGAAGGAAAAGAGGACATTACTATCAAGGTCTCCGATGaaggtggtggtgtcgcACGGTCTGCGATACCTCTTGTCTGGACTTATATGTATACAACTGTGGAACAAACCCCCAACCTTGACCCCGACTTTGACAAGAGTGATTTCAAGGCTCCCATGGCAGGGTTCGGATACGGGCTTCCAATCAGTCGTTTGTATGCCCGGTACTTTGGAGGCGACCTGAAATTGATCAGTATGGAAGG GTACGGTACGGACGTATACCTTCATCTGAACCGGTTGTCTTCGAGCTCGGAGCCCCTCCAATGA
- a CDS encoding uncharacterized protein (COG:S;~EggNog:ENOG410PWQS;~TransMembrane:1 (i58-78o)): MSRRRASNSESLANSPMNEAVAYPFTGMQQSHTLPQRRGPIEGPGGRRLTRRVTWRSSTYKLMASLWVLGVLYMVWLIRDIFYLPFSYSSKHAIDTNAGDDLLAQYVGREECGISSHALYLPPHSNGGSVLSELYCQTRESLLSSMSSGGRHGFGAPYTSQSCFYRWYTNAEICEILGRFDGVLFVGDDTLADAYAGFNILLRQDLKQGSLKEWEISSYIDTTCRCNSQFTTPACSSSRITSSEELYAEEGKKTQVPYTCSTNTPHAFLSVTGSPAPSTAHNEFKSLLARSSEKKQPIALIQSLSLSTSYSLSTATKSIEEWLTLAKTSARRTPFLWMGPTAPGHQNPPGDNVHASSWQYTQETAQVAQSKGIDVLGMYNATLQAESWDGMRYGEEVALMQAMMIINWLASL; encoded by the exons ATGTCACGTCGTCGTGCCTCCAACAGTGAATCGTTGGCAAACTCGCCCATGAACGAGGCCGTGGCTTATCCTTTCACCGGCATGCAACAGAGCCATACATTACCCCAGCGGCGCGGCCCGATCGAAGGGCCTGGTGGACGGAGGTTGACTCGAAGAGTCACCTGGCGGTCATCCACCTACAAGCTCATGGCATCCCTTTGGGTGCTGGGGGTGCTCTATATGGTCTGGCTCATTCGCGACATCTTCTATCTCCCTTTTTCATACTCCTCAAAACACGCGATAGACACGAATGCTGGGGATGA TCTGTTAGCTCAGTACGTGGGCCGTGAAGAATGCGGCATCTCTTCTCACGCTCTCTATCTACCTCCTCACTCCAATGGTGGTTCTGTGTTGAGCGAGCTGTACTGCCAGACTCGCGAGTCCTTGCTCAGTTCAATGAGTAGTGGCGGGCGCCATGGCTTTGGCGCCCCTTATACTTCCCAAA GTTGTTTCTATCGTTGGTATACGAATGCCGAGATATGTGAAATCCTCGGGCGTTTTGATGGTGTCCTTTTTGTTGGCGATGACACCCTAGCGGACGCCTACGCGggcttcaacatcctcctccgccaggaTCTAAAACAAGGATCCTTAAAGGAGTGGGAGATAAGCAGTTACATTGACACGACCTGTCGGTGCAATTCACAATTTACAACCCCTgcctgctcttcttctcgaatCACCTCGAGCGAAGAACTCTACGCCGAAGAAGGCAAGAAAACTCAGGTTCCCTATACTTGTTCGACCA ATACTCCCCACGCATTTCTCTCTGTTACAGGCTCACCTGCGCCGAGTACCGCACATAACGAATTCAAGAGCCTCCTCGCTCGTTCATCTGAGAAAAAGCAGCCCATAGCCTTGATTCAGAGCCTCTCTCTCTCAACATCATACTCGCTATCCACGGCTACAAAAAGCATAGAAGAATGGCTGACTCTCGCCAAAACCAGCGCAAGGAGAACTCCATTCCTCTGGATGGGTCCGACGGCGCCCGGCCACCAAAACCCACCTGGAGACAACGTTCATGCAAGCAGCTGGCAATACACCCAAGAGACCGCCCAGGTAGCGCAAAGCAAAGGCATCGACGTTCTAGGCATGTACAACGCGACATTACAGGCCGAGAGCTGGGACGGCATGCGTTACGGCGAAGAGGTGGCCCTTATGCAGGCGATGATG ATCATCAATTGGTTAGCGTCGCTTTAG
- the ade13 gene encoding adenylosuccinase ADE13 (BUSCO:EOG09261VD2;~COG:F;~EggNog:ENOG410PIRI;~InterPro:IPR022761,IPR019468,IPR004769,IPR024083, IPR020557,IPR008948,IPR000362;~PFAM:PF10397,PF00206;~go_function: GO:0003824 - catalytic activity [Evidence IEA];~go_function: GO:0004018 - N6-(1,2-dicarboxyethyl)AMP AMP-lyase (fumarate-forming) activity [Evidence IEA];~go_process: GO:0009152 - purine ribonucleotide biosynthetic process [Evidence IEA]), which yields MSASNDVYQTPLNSRYASDEMKYLFSPRNRFSTWRQLWLWLAESEKELGLPITDEAIEQMRKNTTIQDEEFKVAAEEEKRRRHDVMAHVHAYGQVAPAAAGIIHWGATSCYCTDNADLIFLRDGLDILIPKLAIVVDKLSAFAQQYKDLPCLGFTHGQPAQLVTVGKRACLWLQDLLMDLRNLERARDDLRFRGVKGTTGTQASFLQIFNGDHDKVEKLDELVTEKAGFDSAFIISSQTYSRKIDVDVANALGSFGSTCERIGIDIRHLAMLKEVEEPFEKDQIGSSAMAYKRNPMRSERLCSLGRHLQNLPKDALDTYSAQWFERSLDDSAIRRISIPELYLCADACLILLNNVTSGFVVYPEVIKRRVNDELPFMATENVIMACVKKGLSRQDAHEEIRVLSHQASDNVKKHGKNNDLLDRIRRTAFFGPILDELDALLDASTFVGRAPQQVEKFTSTEVKKALQPYASHLASAETSALHV from the exons ATGTCCGCAAGCAACGATGTGTACCAGACGCCTCTCAACTCGCGATATGCGA GTGATGAGATGAAGTATCTTTTCTCCCCCAGGAACCGGTTCTCTACGTGGAGACAATTGTGGTTGTGGCTTGCAGAATCCGAGAAAG AGCTCGGGTTGCCCATTACCGACGAGGCCATTGAGCAGATGAGAAAGAACACCACGATCCAGGACGAAGAATTCAAGGTTGccgctgaggaggagaagcgccgGAGACACGATGTTATGGCCCATGTCCACGCGTACGGTCAGGTCGCTcctgcggctgctgggatcATCCACTGGGGTGCTACCTCTTGCTACTGCACGGACAACGCGGACCTGATCTTCTTGCGTGACGGCCTTGATATTCTCATTCCCAAGCTGGCTATTGTCGTCGACAAGCTGTCTGCTTTTGCCCAGCAGTACAAGGATCTGCCTTGTCTCGGATTTACCCACGGACAGCCAGCGCAGCTTGTCACCGTCGGTAAGCGAGCTTGCTTGTGGCTCCAAGACTTGCTCATGGATCTGAGGAACCTTGAGAGAGCGCGCGATGATCTGCGCTTCCGTGGTGTCAAGGGCACAACCGGTACCCAGGCCTCTTTCCTTCAAATCTTCAACGGAGATCAcgacaaggtcgagaagctcgatgAACTTGTTACCGAGAAAGCAGGATTCGATTCTGCTTTCATCATCTCTAGTCAAACATACTCTCGAAAGATTGATGTTGACGTGGCCAATGCCTTGGGCTCGTTCGGATCCACCTGCGAGCGTATCGGCATTGACATCCGCCACTTGGCGATGCtcaaggaagtcgaggaaCCTTTTGAGAAGGACCAAATTGGCAGCAGTGCAATG GCTTACAAGCGCAACCCTATGCGGTCCGAGCGTCTGTGCTCACTAGGCAGACACCTCCAGAATCTCCCCAAGGACGCCCTGGACACCTACTCCGCACAGTGGTTTGAGCGTTCATTG GACGACAGCGCCATCCGTCGGATCAGTATCCCCGAGCTCTATCTCTGCGCTGACGCGTGTCTTATCCTTCTCA ACAATGTCACTTCCGGATTCGTTGTTTACCCTGAAGTTATCAAGCGTCGTGTGAACGATGAACTTCCATTCATGGCAAC TGAGAAC GTTATCATGGCTTGCGTGAAAAAGGGTCTTTCCCGTCAAGATGCTCACGAGGAAATTC GCGTTCTTTCGCACCAAGCCTCCGATAATGTCAAGAAGCACGGCAAGAACAACGACCTTCTCGACCGCATCCGCCGCACTGCTTTCTTCGGTCCTattctcgacgagctcgacGCCCTTCTTGACGCCAGCACCTTTGTGGGTCGTGCCCCGCAACAGGTTGAGAAATTTACTTCGACCGAAGTCAAGAAGGCTCTCCAGCCGTACGCATCTCACCTTGCTTCTGCTGAGACTTCTGCTCTCCATGTTTAG